AATCTCCCGATTCAGCCAACACGCGCTCGATACGGGGGTCGGGGACGGCCCAGCTCAGACCCACGACCATCAGCAGGATGCCCGCCATGTACGCTGCCGTCTGTCCCAGCAAGGGCAGCACAACGGCGACGACGTAAGCCAGCATCGAGACCTTTTCTTTGGTACTGCCCCGCACCGCCTGCGCCAGCAGGGTGTTGCTAGCATCCGCACGGATCAGCGCCCTTTGGAGCAGGGGAAAGGCCACTGCGCACATCAGCAGATCGAAGGCGTACACGCTGATCGGGGTGGGGGCAAAATGGCTCTCTCCCACCCAGGCCGTGAGCCAGGGCAACAGCGACAGCCAGAACAGCAAATGCAGATTGCCCCACAAGACCACGCCGTTGATCCGCTTGACGGCCTGAAACATGTGGTGGTGGTTGTTCCAGTACAAACCGACGTACAGGAAGCTGACGACATAGGCCAGCATCTTGGGCCAGTCCCTGAACAGGTCACTCAGCTCGCGTCCTTCCGGGACGTCCAACTGCAAGACCATGATCGTGATGATGATGGCGAGCACTCCGTCAGAGAATGCCTCGGTACGGCCCTTATGCATAGGTTTCCATTCTCCTTGGACATCAGCATTCAGCCCGCGAGGTTGGGCCGCTGGACGCCACCTTAAAAAATACGCGTGGGACCACGTCGTCCAGAGGGCGGTCAACGTCCTCACCTCGCTCCGACTCGCTGGCTGCTCAGTACCCGACAGTTTCTGAGGGGACTTGAAACTCATCGTCCAGTACGGCAAAACAGAATGCGTCTCTCTCTCTTTTGACGTCATTGCAGGTCTGCTTTGTCTCCCATTTCCCCGAATACCGCAAAAACCAGGTGGACCTGCTGGCTCTGCTCGTCCTAGCCCTGATCCAGGCCAAAGATGTGCGCCACGCTGCACTGGCCGAGCGTTGCTGTGGCAACGCTCAGACGGCCTCGGTGATTCGCAGAATTGAGCGCTTCTTTGATGGGCATCCGGTGTGTCCTCTGGATGTTGCCCGTCTGGTGCTCGCCCTCTTGCCCGACTCCAAGCGCCGTGAATTCATCGTTGATCGCACGAACTGGAAGCTGGGCCTGATGGACGTCAACGCCCTGGTGCTGGCCATCAACTGGCGTGGCGTGGCGGTCCCGCTGCTCTTTGAGTTGTTGCCACATGGTGGCAACAGCGATACCGACACTCGCTTGATCTTGCTGGGCCAGGCGCTGACCCTGCTGGACTGTTGCGACGTCGCCACCATCTACGGAGACCGGGAATGTATTGGTCAGGAGTGGATTGAGGGTCTGGCCGCCAGGGGATTGCCCATCACCGTTCGGCTGCGGGTGGATACGCGTATTGACAGCTTGCCCGCGAGTGACTGGCTCAGCGACCACCAGCCCAAT
This DNA window, taken from Deinococcus detaillensis, encodes the following:
- a CDS encoding TMEM175 family protein — encoded protein: MHKGRTEAFSDGVLAIIITIMVLQLDVPEGRELSDLFRDWPKMLAYVVSFLYVGLYWNNHHHMFQAVKRINGVVLWGNLHLLFWLSLLPWLTAWVGESHFAPTPISVYAFDLLMCAVAFPLLQRALIRADASNTLLAQAVRGSTKEKVSMLAYVVAVVLPLLGQTAAYMAGILLMVVGLSWAVPDPRIERVLAESGDSASPPS
- a CDS encoding transposase, whose product is MTSLQVCFVSHFPEYRKNQVDLLALLVLALIQAKDVRHAALAERCCGNAQTASVIRRIERFFDGHPVCPLDVARLVLALLPDSKRREFIVDRTNWKLGLMDVNALVLAINWRGVAVPLLFELLPHGGNSDTDTRLILLGQALTLLDCCDVATIYGDRECIGQEWIEGLAARGLPITVRLRVDTRIDSLPASDWLSDHQPNTKGIVLNDVVIYGLPMNVVLTRTDQGEPLIVASNAMAASRILKGYRKRWKIECLFRALKSKGFKLENTHMTLRSHVARLLCLLTLAYLWSVLVGIDQDKVLKKHGRPAWSVVTLGLRSLVRACSRQLGTLTDELLNLLQLWTPHQKAQGENVGY